One Engraulis encrasicolus isolate BLACKSEA-1 chromosome 5, IST_EnEncr_1.0, whole genome shotgun sequence DNA segment encodes these proteins:
- the abhd5a gene encoding 1-acylglycerol-3-phosphate O-acyltransferase ABHD5 isoform X2, producing MSWWISSWLPSWCPTSMNQLKDAEEKILLPVKSPFSRQLVPISDGNVLSTLTFSGKAECDSTPLVLLHGFGAGVGLWVLNLDALSQQRSLYTFDLLGFGQSSRPAFSSDAQEAELQFVESIEQWRAALGLESMILLGHNLGGYLAAAYALKYPARVKHLMFVEPWGFPQRPDPADEHKPLPIWIKALGAMLSPFNPLAGLRVAGPLGPTLLQTLRPDFQKKYVSMFDDSTVADYIYHLNVQTPSGETAFRNMTIPYGWAKRPMIQRIGLIQADIPMTVIYGSRSSIDGYSGKTIKELRPNSHVDIIAIRGAGHYVFADQPDDFNHKVLHICETLG from the exons AT GTCCTGGTGGATCAGTAGCTGGCTTCCTTCATGGTGCCCGACCTCTATGAACCAGCTGAAAGATGCTGAAGAGAAGATTCTACTCC CTGTGAAAAGTCCATTCTCCAGGCAACTTGTGCCAATCTCAGATGGCAATGTGCTGTCAACGCTCACCTTCAGTGGCAAAGCCGAGTGTGACTCCACCCCCCTTGTGTTGCTCCACGGATTTGGGGCAG GCGTGGGGCTCTGGGTGCTCAACCTGGACGCCCTGTCCCAGCAGCGGTCGCTGTACACCTTTGACCTGCTGGGCTTTGGGCAGAGCAGCCGGCCGGCCTTCAGCAGCGATGCCCAGGAGGCCGAGCTGCAGTTCGTGGAGTCCATCGAGCAGTGGAGGGCCGCCCTGGGCCTGGAGAGCATGATCCTCCTGGGCCACAACCTGGGAGGATACCTGGCAGCTGCCTACGCCCTCAAATACCCTGCCAG AGTGAAGCACCTGATGTTTGTGGAGCCGTGGGGGTTTCCACAGCGGCCCGACCCGGCGGACGAGCACAAGCCGCTCCCCATCTGGATCAAAGCGCTCGGGGCCATGCTCAGTCCCTTCAACCCCCTGGCGGGGCTCAGGGTTGCTGGACCACTTG GTCCAACCCTTTTGCAGACACTGAGGCCGGACTTTCAGAAGAAATATGTGTCCATGTTCGACGACAGCACCGTGGCTGACTACATATACCATCTCAACGTGCAAACTCCAAG TGGTGAGACGGCCTTCAGAAACATGACTATTCCTTACGGCTGGGCCAAGCGGCCGATGATCCAGAGGATCGGCCTCATCCAGGCAGACATCCCCATGACCGTCATCTACGGCTCCCGCTCCAGCATAGACGGCTACTCTGGCAAGACCATCAAAGAGCTACGACCAAACTCCCATGTGGACATTATT GCCATCCGTGGAGCCGGACACTACGTGTTTGCTGACCAACCAGACGACTTCAACCACAAGGTGCTCCACATCTGTGAGACGTTAGGGTGA
- the abhd5a gene encoding 1-acylglycerol-3-phosphate O-acyltransferase ABHD5 isoform X3: MNQLKDAEEKILLPVKSPFSRQLVPISDGNVLSTLTFSGKAECDSTPLVLLHGFGAGVGLWVLNLDALSQQRSLYTFDLLGFGQSSRPAFSSDAQEAELQFVESIEQWRAALGLESMILLGHNLGGYLAAAYALKYPARVKHLMFVEPWGFPQRPDPADEHKPLPIWIKALGAMLSPFNPLAGLRVAGPLGPTLLQTLRPDFQKKYVSMFDDSTVADYIYHLNVQTPSGETAFRNMTIPYGWAKRPMIQRIGLIQADIPMTVIYGSRSSIDGYSGKTIKELRPNSHVDIIAIRGAGHYVFADQPDDFNHKVLHICETLG, encoded by the exons ATGAACCAGCTGAAAGATGCTGAAGAGAAGATTCTACTCC CTGTGAAAAGTCCATTCTCCAGGCAACTTGTGCCAATCTCAGATGGCAATGTGCTGTCAACGCTCACCTTCAGTGGCAAAGCCGAGTGTGACTCCACCCCCCTTGTGTTGCTCCACGGATTTGGGGCAG GCGTGGGGCTCTGGGTGCTCAACCTGGACGCCCTGTCCCAGCAGCGGTCGCTGTACACCTTTGACCTGCTGGGCTTTGGGCAGAGCAGCCGGCCGGCCTTCAGCAGCGATGCCCAGGAGGCCGAGCTGCAGTTCGTGGAGTCCATCGAGCAGTGGAGGGCCGCCCTGGGCCTGGAGAGCATGATCCTCCTGGGCCACAACCTGGGAGGATACCTGGCAGCTGCCTACGCCCTCAAATACCCTGCCAG AGTGAAGCACCTGATGTTTGTGGAGCCGTGGGGGTTTCCACAGCGGCCCGACCCGGCGGACGAGCACAAGCCGCTCCCCATCTGGATCAAAGCGCTCGGGGCCATGCTCAGTCCCTTCAACCCCCTGGCGGGGCTCAGGGTTGCTGGACCACTTG GTCCAACCCTTTTGCAGACACTGAGGCCGGACTTTCAGAAGAAATATGTGTCCATGTTCGACGACAGCACCGTGGCTGACTACATATACCATCTCAACGTGCAAACTCCAAG TGGTGAGACGGCCTTCAGAAACATGACTATTCCTTACGGCTGGGCCAAGCGGCCGATGATCCAGAGGATCGGCCTCATCCAGGCAGACATCCCCATGACCGTCATCTACGGCTCCCGCTCCAGCATAGACGGCTACTCTGGCAAGACCATCAAAGAGCTACGACCAAACTCCCATGTGGACATTATT GCCATCCGTGGAGCCGGACACTACGTGTTTGCTGACCAACCAGACGACTTCAACCACAAGGTGCTCCACATCTGTGAGACGTTAGGGTGA
- the abhd5a gene encoding 1-acylglycerol-3-phosphate O-acyltransferase ABHD5 isoform X1 produces the protein MRLNMADECEPVEKRSWWISSWLPSWCPTSMNQLKDAEEKILLPVKSPFSRQLVPISDGNVLSTLTFSGKAECDSTPLVLLHGFGAGVGLWVLNLDALSQQRSLYTFDLLGFGQSSRPAFSSDAQEAELQFVESIEQWRAALGLESMILLGHNLGGYLAAAYALKYPARVKHLMFVEPWGFPQRPDPADEHKPLPIWIKALGAMLSPFNPLAGLRVAGPLGPTLLQTLRPDFQKKYVSMFDDSTVADYIYHLNVQTPSGETAFRNMTIPYGWAKRPMIQRIGLIQADIPMTVIYGSRSSIDGYSGKTIKELRPNSHVDIIAIRGAGHYVFADQPDDFNHKVLHICETLG, from the exons ATGCGCTTGAACATGGCCGATGAGTGTGAACCTGTGGAAAAGCG GTCCTGGTGGATCAGTAGCTGGCTTCCTTCATGGTGCCCGACCTCTATGAACCAGCTGAAAGATGCTGAAGAGAAGATTCTACTCC CTGTGAAAAGTCCATTCTCCAGGCAACTTGTGCCAATCTCAGATGGCAATGTGCTGTCAACGCTCACCTTCAGTGGCAAAGCCGAGTGTGACTCCACCCCCCTTGTGTTGCTCCACGGATTTGGGGCAG GCGTGGGGCTCTGGGTGCTCAACCTGGACGCCCTGTCCCAGCAGCGGTCGCTGTACACCTTTGACCTGCTGGGCTTTGGGCAGAGCAGCCGGCCGGCCTTCAGCAGCGATGCCCAGGAGGCCGAGCTGCAGTTCGTGGAGTCCATCGAGCAGTGGAGGGCCGCCCTGGGCCTGGAGAGCATGATCCTCCTGGGCCACAACCTGGGAGGATACCTGGCAGCTGCCTACGCCCTCAAATACCCTGCCAG AGTGAAGCACCTGATGTTTGTGGAGCCGTGGGGGTTTCCACAGCGGCCCGACCCGGCGGACGAGCACAAGCCGCTCCCCATCTGGATCAAAGCGCTCGGGGCCATGCTCAGTCCCTTCAACCCCCTGGCGGGGCTCAGGGTTGCTGGACCACTTG GTCCAACCCTTTTGCAGACACTGAGGCCGGACTTTCAGAAGAAATATGTGTCCATGTTCGACGACAGCACCGTGGCTGACTACATATACCATCTCAACGTGCAAACTCCAAG TGGTGAGACGGCCTTCAGAAACATGACTATTCCTTACGGCTGGGCCAAGCGGCCGATGATCCAGAGGATCGGCCTCATCCAGGCAGACATCCCCATGACCGTCATCTACGGCTCCCGCTCCAGCATAGACGGCTACTCTGGCAAGACCATCAAAGAGCTACGACCAAACTCCCATGTGGACATTATT GCCATCCGTGGAGCCGGACACTACGTGTTTGCTGACCAACCAGACGACTTCAACCACAAGGTGCTCCACATCTGTGAGACGTTAGGGTGA